The following coding sequences are from one Veillonella rodentium window:
- the dnaN gene encoding DNA polymerase III subunit beta translates to MHIKFPKINLQKAINVLQKVSQNKTSSNLPGAIYMTTKNGQVELQGNDFELGIRLSIEGEILEPGTMVVGSRYFQELIRKLPGDTIELYKPEDGNSLTITSGSSEFNLVTLHPDDFSLVEQIHDQDHLNIDSFAMKELIDLTNYAAATDEDRPVFTGALLEVKESEVTMVATDTHRMAVKKITIEEPATTPMRAIIPTKTLAEVSRLLPTDNPAVINIIWNRTQIAFNFESIYIISRLIEGTYPEYEKVIPSQFDSSAIIDSKEFAGAVDRVSLLAKDISYNVIRYDWSESKVTLSTQNSEIGMAKEDVPVEFKGVPFTISFNGRYIADILRHSSGENIHLYLKQNGPVVIRQDNNPNYTYVVTPVRTNS, encoded by the coding sequence ATGCATATTAAATTTCCGAAAATAAATCTTCAAAAAGCAATCAACGTATTACAGAAGGTATCTCAAAATAAAACAAGTTCAAACTTACCGGGTGCTATCTATATGACAACCAAAAACGGACAAGTGGAACTACAGGGTAATGACTTTGAACTGGGTATCCGTTTGAGCATTGAAGGTGAAATTTTAGAACCCGGGACAATGGTTGTAGGATCACGTTATTTTCAAGAATTAATCCGTAAATTACCGGGTGATACGATTGAACTCTATAAACCGGAAGATGGAAATTCATTAACAATCACATCGGGGTCCTCCGAATTCAACCTTGTTACACTTCATCCCGATGATTTTTCACTGGTAGAGCAAATTCACGATCAGGATCATCTTAACATCGACAGCTTTGCCATGAAAGAACTCATCGATTTAACAAATTATGCGGCCGCTACCGATGAAGACCGTCCTGTATTTACAGGGGCTCTTCTTGAAGTAAAGGAATCGGAAGTTACCATGGTTGCAACAGATACACATCGCATGGCGGTTAAGAAAATCACCATCGAAGAACCTGCGACGACTCCGATGCGCGCCATCATTCCTACAAAAACATTGGCCGAAGTATCCCGCTTATTACCGACGGATAATCCGGCTGTAATCAATATCATCTGGAATCGTACGCAGATCGCTTTCAATTTTGAATCGATTTATATCATTTCCCGTTTGATTGAAGGCACATATCCTGAATATGAAAAGGTAATTCCGTCTCAATTTGATTCCAGCGCCATCATCGACAGCAAGGAATTTGCCGGTGCCGTAGATCGCGTATCGTTGTTGGCAAAGGATATCAGCTATAATGTCATCCGCTATGACTGGTCTGAAAGTAAGGTAACCTTATCCACACAGAATTCCGAAATCGGTATGGCTAAAGAGGATGTGCCTGTGGAATTTAAGGGCGTGCCGTTTACCATTTCTTTCAACGGTCGCTATATTGCAGATATTTTGCGTCACAGTTCGGGCGAAAATATTCATCTGTATCTGAAACAGAACGGACCTGTTGTGATTCGTCAGGATAATAATCCTAATTATACCTATGTCGTAACGCCTGTTCGTACGAATTCGTAA
- a CDS encoding RNA-binding S4 domain-containing protein has translation MKEQRQVPIHTEYIQIDQLLKLEGIIETGGQIKTFIDDKALTLNGQIVTEKRKKCRVGDVITCEGIDVDFVVTKEEA, from the coding sequence ATGAAAGAACAACGTCAGGTTCCTATTCATACTGAATATATTCAAATCGATCAGCTGTTAAAATTGGAAGGCATCATCGAAACGGGCGGTCAGATTAAAACGTTTATCGATGATAAAGCCCTCACATTGAACGGTCAGATCGTTACGGAAAAGCGCAAGAAATGCCGTGTCGGTGATGTCATAACCTGTGAAGGCATCGATGTGGATTTCGTTGTTACCAAAGAGGAGGCATAA
- the recF gene encoding DNA replication/repair protein RecF (All proteins in this family for which functions are known are DNA-binding proteins that assist the filamentation of RecA onto DNA for the initiation of recombination or recombinational repair.): MRIDSLQLFQFRNYKDIQIQFNPEIIVLYGTNGAGKTNILESIYVGTIGKSHRTNDTSDMLLFNADEAGLVVKFEKKDTPQKVNIKLFRQGAKDIRLNDTKISQKELIGTLNTVIFCPEDLQLIKGSPSGRRRFLDMEISQTSATYYHQIIQYNRLLQQRNALLKEYRGKQSIPLDEWDLQLADMASFIVKKRLESLKKINLLIDLMNRKLTGGLENLTISYEQSYIEDGSLEYTKEGFYERIKAALPLDRHRLTTSVGPHRDDLRFFSDGMDLKKFGSQGQQRTAVLSLKLSELEFIKSEVGEYPVLLLDDVLSELDESRRANLLQFIHKRIQTFITTTDIHDFQDLKSVQFIHCEGGQIQYGKP, encoded by the coding sequence GTGAGAATTGACTCACTGCAATTATTCCAGTTTCGCAACTACAAGGATATTCAGATTCAGTTCAACCCGGAAATCATCGTCCTGTACGGTACAAACGGGGCGGGGAAGACGAATATCCTCGAGTCCATATATGTAGGAACTATCGGCAAGAGCCATCGCACGAACGATACATCGGATATGTTATTATTCAACGCGGATGAAGCAGGTCTCGTCGTGAAGTTCGAGAAAAAGGATACGCCTCAGAAGGTAAATATCAAGTTGTTCCGTCAAGGGGCGAAGGATATCAGATTGAATGATACGAAGATTTCTCAAAAGGAACTCATCGGTACATTGAATACGGTTATCTTCTGTCCGGAGGACTTACAGCTCATCAAGGGCAGCCCCTCTGGGCGTCGTCGATTTCTTGATATGGAAATCTCCCAGACAAGCGCTACCTATTATCATCAGATCATACAATATAACCGGTTGTTGCAGCAACGCAATGCGCTGTTAAAAGAATACCGCGGTAAGCAGAGCATACCTCTCGATGAATGGGATTTACAGCTGGCGGATATGGCGAGTTTTATCGTAAAAAAACGCCTTGAAAGTCTAAAGAAAATCAATCTTCTCATCGATCTGATGAATCGTAAGCTCACGGGAGGTCTTGAAAATCTCACCATCAGCTATGAACAGTCATATATTGAGGACGGTTCTTTGGAATATACGAAGGAAGGCTTTTACGAGCGAATCAAGGCGGCTTTGCCGCTGGATCGTCATCGACTTACGACCAGTGTTGGTCCTCATCGCGATGATTTGAGATTTTTCTCGGACGGCATGGATCTAAAAAAATTCGGATCTCAGGGACAGCAGCGAACGGCCGTTTTGTCGCTCAAGTTGAGTGAACTGGAATTCATCAAATCCGAGGTGGGTGAATATCCGGTACTTTTATTGGACGATGTCCTGAGTGAATTGGACGAGTCGAGACGGGCGAATTTATTGCAGTTTATTCACAAACGAATTCAAACATTTATTACTACGACGGATATTCATGATTTTCAGGATTTAAAATCCGTTCAATTTATTCATTGTGAAGGGGGACAGATTCAGTATGGAAAGCCTTGA
- a CDS encoding DUF721 domain-containing protein, whose protein sequence is MESLDLCLPMALSKLNLLEQYKLNTLMHHWHDVVGAVIASHAQIVDIKPPLVIISADTSMWMQELQMQKRRIIEEINNYYGREIIEDIRFIMRRQSYVKAAENKGLSIPDMPVPDKNIDFDSIVLSEDDVKAIDRSLEKTDNEKLKSAFRKIQITRRKKEIYLERCGYHRCHRCGMHMQSKKDVCPTCEYEMHREHIKAIKAVIRKYPYIKYSDCQTFIECTFIHFAEAMRECIYFYLDKIYKGSINRRHMYMAAMLITHKKQDELTEQHVINLCNKYRSKFLAEEKQRKIDALNGVLEK, encoded by the coding sequence ATGGAAAGCCTTGATCTATGTTTGCCTATGGCTTTGAGTAAACTGAATTTGCTGGAACAGTATAAATTGAATACCCTCATGCATCACTGGCATGATGTGGTGGGGGCTGTTATCGCCTCTCATGCGCAGATTGTGGATATCAAGCCGCCCCTCGTCATCATCAGCGCGGATACATCCATGTGGATGCAGGAATTACAGATGCAGAAACGGCGCATCATCGAGGAAATCAACAACTATTACGGTCGTGAAATCATTGAGGATATCCGATTTATCATGCGTCGTCAGAGTTATGTGAAAGCAGCGGAAAATAAGGGATTGTCCATTCCGGATATGCCTGTTCCGGATAAGAATATAGATTTTGACAGTATCGTGCTTTCAGAGGACGATGTGAAAGCTATCGATCGGTCTTTAGAGAAAACGGATAATGAGAAATTAAAATCAGCTTTCAGAAAGATACAAATTACGCGGCGCAAGAAGGAAATTTATTTGGAGCGCTGCGGATATCATCGCTGTCATCGATGCGGCATGCATATGCAATCGAAAAAAGACGTATGTCCCACCTGCGAATATGAGATGCATCGGGAACATATCAAGGCCATTAAGGCTGTGATTCGAAAATATCCGTACATAAAGTACAGTGACTGTCAGACCTTTATTGAATGTACATTTATTCATTTTGCAGAAGCGATGCGGGAATGCATATACTTTTATTTGGATAAGATTTATAAGGGGTCAATCAATCGTCGTCACATGTATATGGCGGCTATGCTCATTACCCATAAAAAACAGGACGAACTGACGGAGCAGCACGTCATTAATCTGTGTAATAAATATCGATCCAAATTCCTTGCGGAAGAAAAACAACGCAAAATTGATGCGTTGAATGGGGTTCTTGAAAAATAA
- the remB gene encoding extracellular matrix regulator RemB, which yields MYVHIGDTVAVPIESIITMVHAKGGKSHKSPIHHYESMEYIAMVPDEKIKTYVVTDDCIYASGISIKTLMRRIDEFYSIINR from the coding sequence ATGTACGTTCATATCGGTGATACCGTAGCGGTACCTATAGAATCCATCATCACCATGGTTCATGCAAAGGGCGGAAAATCTCATAAAAGTCCGATTCATCATTATGAATCGATGGAATATATCGCCATGGTGCCGGATGAAAAAATCAAGACATATGTGGTGACAGATGACTGCATATACGCATCCGGTATCAGTATTAAGACATTAATGAGACGAATTGATGAATTTTATAGTATAATAAACAGATAA
- the gyrB gene encoding DNA topoisomerase (ATP-hydrolyzing) subunit B, protein MPEQNYGAQNIQVLEGLDAVRKRPGMYIGSTSVRGLHHLVYEVVDNSVDEALAGYATHIEVSINPDNSVTVVDDGRGIPTGMHESGMSAVELVLTKLHAGGKFGGGGYKVSGGLHGVGISVVNALSEWTKVQVSQNGIIQEITFARGHKTSELTEIGKSESTGTTVIFKPDAEIFETIEFNFDTLKIRLQELAFLNKGLRITLSDLRQDEPRVESFHYEGGLSSFITFLNENKEVVNPTVIDIENTKDDVVVDVALQYNDSYSENILSFVNNINTVDGGTHLSGFRSALTRTLNDYGRKAGLIKENESNLSGEDVREGLTAVVSVKVLEPQFEGQTKTKLGNSEVKGITDVIVSDGLKTFFEEHPQDAKKIIEKATMASRAREAARKARDLTRRKNALEVSSLPGKLADCSEKDTSMTEIYLVEGDSAGGSAKQGRDRRYQAILPLRGKILNVEKARLDKILANNEIRSMITAFGTGIGDEFDITKSRYNKIIIMTDADVDGAHIRTLLLTFFYRYMKPLVEEGHIYIAQPPLYQIKKGKSHWYVYSDAEMTAKLDEIGRDGITIQRYKGLGEMNPEQLWETTMNPENRTILQVSLEDSIEADKIFTVLMGDKVEPRRKFIEDNAKYVRNLDL, encoded by the coding sequence ATGCCTGAACAAAATTATGGGGCCCAGAATATTCAAGTATTAGAAGGTCTTGATGCGGTTCGTAAACGCCCGGGGATGTATATCGGCAGTACGTCTGTACGCGGTTTACATCATCTCGTATATGAAGTAGTGGATAATTCCGTGGATGAAGCGCTCGCAGGTTATGCGACGCATATCGAAGTATCTATCAATCCCGATAACAGTGTTACCGTAGTGGACGACGGTCGCGGTATTCCTACGGGAATGCACGAATCCGGTATGTCCGCCGTGGAATTGGTGTTGACCAAATTACATGCAGGCGGTAAATTCGGCGGCGGCGGATATAAAGTATCCGGCGGTCTGCACGGCGTAGGTATTTCCGTTGTTAACGCATTGAGCGAATGGACGAAGGTGCAGGTATCTCAAAATGGTATCATTCAGGAGATTACTTTCGCCCGCGGTCATAAAACATCGGAACTTACTGAAATCGGTAAGTCTGAAAGCACGGGTACTACCGTTATATTCAAGCCTGATGCTGAAATCTTTGAAACCATTGAATTCAATTTCGATACATTGAAAATACGCCTTCAGGAATTGGCGTTCCTCAATAAAGGTCTTCGTATCACATTGAGCGATTTGCGCCAGGATGAACCGCGTGTGGAAAGCTTTCACTATGAAGGCGGCTTGAGTTCTTTCATAACGTTCCTGAACGAAAATAAGGAAGTCGTAAATCCGACGGTAATCGACATTGAAAATACAAAGGATGATGTGGTCGTGGATGTAGCTCTTCAATATAATGACAGCTACAGCGAAAATATTTTGTCCTTCGTAAATAATATCAATACCGTGGATGGCGGTACACATCTGTCGGGTTTCCGCTCCGCTTTGACTCGTACATTGAACGATTACGGTCGTAAGGCCGGCTTGATCAAGGAAAATGAATCCAATCTGTCCGGCGAGGACGTGCGCGAAGGTTTGACCGCCGTCGTTTCCGTGAAAGTACTGGAACCTCAGTTTGAAGGTCAGACGAAAACAAAACTCGGCAACAGCGAAGTTAAGGGGATTACCGATGTCATCGTGTCGGACGGACTCAAGACATTCTTTGAGGAACATCCGCAGGATGCGAAGAAAATCATCGAAAAGGCGACCATGGCGAGCCGTGCTCGTGAGGCTGCCCGTAAAGCCCGCGATTTGACGCGCCGCAAAAATGCTCTTGAAGTGTCCAGCTTGCCCGGTAAATTGGCTGACTGCTCCGAAAAGGATACATCCATGACGGAAATTTATCTCGTCGAAGGTGATTCCGCGGGCGGTAGTGCTAAACAGGGCCGTGATCGCCGTTATCAGGCGATTTTGCCGTTGCGCGGCAAAATCCTTAACGTAGAAAAGGCGCGCCTTGATAAAATTTTGGCAAATAACGAAATTCGATCCATGATTACCGCTTTCGGTACAGGCATCGGCGATGAATTCGATATTACGAAATCCCGTTACAACAAGATTATCATCATGACGGATGCGGACGTCGACGGCGCTCATATCCGTACTCTGTTGTTGACATTCTTCTACCGCTATATGAAACCGCTAGTAGAAGAAGGTCACATTTATATCGCTCAACCGCCTCTTTATCAGATCAAGAAGGGCAAATCTCACTGGTATGTATATTCCGATGCGGAAATGACCGCTAAACTTGATGAAATAGGCCGTGACGGCATTACGATTCAGCGATACAAAGGTTTGGGGGAAATGAACCCTGAACAATTATGGGAAACGACGATGAACCCTGAAAATCGCACGATTTTACAAGTTAGTCTTGAAGATTCCATTGAAGCGGATAAAATCTTTACCGTATTGATGGGCGATAAGGTGGAACCGCGTCGTAAATTTATTGAAGATAATGCTAAGTACGTGCGTAATCTCGATTTATAA
- a CDS encoding amino acid permease produces the protein MSDNQHNNVEYTSNTQQHLKRSLKARHMNMIALGGAIGTGLFVAGGEVVSTAGPGGALVAYGLIGIMVYFLMTSLGEMATYLPIPGSFGTYAKRYVDPAFGFALGWNYWFNWAITLAAEVLAGALIMKYWFPDVPAIVWSALFLFILFGLNYLSTRSFGESEYVFSSIKVITVFVFLFCGFMLILGIGGTSPGFTNWTVGDAPFVGGWEAILAIFMVAGFSFQGTELIGVAAGEAEEPEKNVPKAINSIFWRILLFYIGAFTVIGFLIPYTDPNLLNSSIENVSISPFTLVFDRFGFAFAASFINAIILTAVLSAGNSGLYSSTRMLYALAKEGQAPKIFAKLNKRGVPVPALVLTAAIGLFAFLTSFIGEGTAYTWIVNISGLCGFIAWVGIAVAHYRFRRAFKAQGRDLSELPYKASFFPFGPILALILCIIIICGQNYTAFTGETIDWYGVSVAYIGLPVFFAVYLGYKYTKKTKLVPLKEINLNRDFER, from the coding sequence ATGTCTGATAATCAACATAATAACGTAGAGTATACGTCTAATACACAACAACATTTAAAACGCTCCCTCAAAGCGCGTCATATGAACATGATCGCCTTGGGCGGGGCCATAGGTACCGGTCTTTTCGTGGCCGGCGGTGAGGTGGTCAGTACCGCCGGTCCTGGTGGTGCTCTCGTGGCTTACGGTCTCATCGGGATCATGGTGTACTTTCTGATGACATCTTTAGGTGAGATGGCGACGTACTTGCCGATTCCCGGTTCGTTCGGAACCTATGCAAAACGCTATGTAGATCCTGCATTCGGCTTTGCGTTGGGGTGGAACTACTGGTTTAACTGGGCTATTACGCTGGCTGCGGAGGTGCTCGCAGGGGCGCTCATCATGAAATACTGGTTTCCTGATGTGCCGGCCATCGTGTGGTCCGCGCTGTTCCTTTTCATTTTATTCGGGCTTAACTATTTGTCGACCCGTTCTTTTGGTGAAAGCGAGTATGTGTTCTCCAGCATTAAGGTCATTACGGTATTCGTATTCCTGTTTTGCGGCTTTATGCTGATCCTCGGTATCGGCGGTACATCGCCGGGGTTCACGAACTGGACAGTCGGAGACGCGCCGTTTGTAGGCGGTTGGGAAGCGATTCTCGCCATCTTCATGGTAGCGGGCTTCTCGTTTCAGGGTACGGAGCTCATCGGCGTAGCGGCCGGTGAAGCGGAAGAACCGGAAAAAAATGTGCCGAAGGCGATTAATTCCATCTTCTGGCGTATCTTATTGTTCTATATCGGTGCTTTCACAGTTATCGGTTTCCTCATTCCTTATACGGATCCTAATTTATTGAATTCCAGCATTGAAAATGTGTCCATCAGTCCGTTCACCTTGGTATTCGACCGCTTCGGATTCGCCTTTGCGGCGAGCTTCATCAATGCCATCATTTTGACGGCCGTATTGAGTGCGGGTAACTCCGGTCTCTATTCTTCGACCCGTATGCTCTATGCGTTGGCGAAGGAAGGTCAGGCGCCTAAGATATTCGCTAAATTGAATAAACGAGGTGTGCCTGTTCCGGCATTGGTGTTGACGGCGGCCATCGGTTTGTTTGCATTCCTTACGAGCTTCATCGGTGAAGGTACGGCATATACGTGGATCGTCAATATCTCCGGTCTATGCGGTTTCATCGCCTGGGTCGGCATTGCGGTGGCGCACTATCGTTTCCGTCGTGCTTTCAAGGCACAGGGCAGAGATCTCAGCGAATTGCCGTATAAAGCATCTTTCTTCCCGTTCGGTCCGATTTTGGCGCTCATTCTTTGTATTATCATCATCTGCGGTCAAAATTACACGGCTTTCACAGGCGAGACAATCGACTGGTACGGCGTATCCGTCGCCTATATCGGCCTGCCTGTATTCTTCGCCGTGTATCTAGGCTATAAATATACAAAGAAAACAAAGCTGGTGCCGTTAAAAGAGATTAACCTGAATCGGGATTTCGAACGATAG
- a CDS encoding YbjQ family protein, whose protein sequence is MIITTTMHIENYSIKEYKGIVFGEVVEGRNFVKDFMSGIRDIVGGRSGSYEESLMKARQAALDEMASRAQKIGANAIIGVSFQYSTVGETNGMLMITCNGTAVVI, encoded by the coding sequence ATGATTATTACAACAACAATGCATATTGAAAATTATTCTATAAAAGAATATAAGGGCATCGTATTCGGCGAAGTCGTAGAGGGCCGTAATTTTGTAAAAGATTTTATGTCCGGCATCCGCGATATCGTCGGCGGTCGCAGCGGCAGCTATGAAGAATCCTTGATGAAAGCACGTCAGGCCGCACTCGATGAAATGGCGAGCCGCGCTCAGAAAATCGGCGCTAATGCGATTATCGGCGTATCCTTTCAATACAGCACAGTAGGTGAAACAAACGGCATGCTCATGATTACATGCAACGGAACGGCTGTAGTGATCTGA
- a CDS encoding efflux RND transporter permease subunit, producing the protein MKKFNLAEWALKHKSIIYYFMAVLLTFGVFSFTHMGRMEDPDFTMRTMVVGVAWPGASPQEMSDQVTDKLEEKLRDLPGLDYTKSFTDGSKSVIYINLKEDLPSNQIRPAWEEARNMINDEWSSLPTGVQGPTINDRFDDVYGIIYAISGDEYSYEEKRKQAEDLKRQLLSVPNVKKISLIGVQQQTLNVTINKDKLASYQVSTQQFLTALKQQSMMVPAGTITTDTNNVYLRINGLFDSPQAVRDMPIRVNNQTLRLGDMADVTMTYQDPSEPQFYYEGKPAIGIAISMDAGANNIEFGEAIDKKLAELKKTIPAGLELDQVSNQPHIVKESIGDFSQSLFEAIAIVLLVSFASLGLRTGIVVALTIPVVVSTTFILMYENGIYLHKVSLGALILALGLLVDDAIIVVEMMNVKLEEGWGHFKAATFAYQSTAFPMLSGTLITCAGFLPLALAQGMVAEFTKSLSIVVFMALILSWFASVLVSPVLGYKIIETKAPKPESEWSRRDHIMHKMKVTFNDKFERLLHWSLDHHKAVLGITLIAFILSLVSFPLIKQEFFPSSTRNEIIVSMQFPQSSSIEYTANQAKIIDKHLQDNEHISTFASYVGQGSPRFVLTLEPELQRNNFLQYVIVTKSLEDRDKLYSELTSYLNEQFPSALVNTQFLQIGPPSKYPVMLRVSGPDQAKVKEIANTVKARMQEDKDLHNIAFDWPDTEPVANVHIDPNKARLLGIDSYSVSLHLQSLLSGTKSGEYYEGNQTIPITFRLGDNAQHNLSALSSLPIQTGSGNYVPLSQIATITMTQEDGIIWHRNMMPTISVHANVKEGVLGNAKTNEIYKQLKDIRDSLPAGYTIDLDGSAEKSVTAVDKLLVPMPIMLFVIMTILMFQLKRIPLMFMALLTAPLGLIGVVVALNITRTPLGFMAILGIIALSGMIIRNSIILLDQIEIHKAQGQEPREAIISSATLRFRPIMLTAIAAIMGMIPLMGSVFWSPLAIAFSGGLLVATVLTLIVLPVMYATWYKIE; encoded by the coding sequence ATGAAGAAATTTAATCTGGCCGAATGGGCCCTAAAACATAAATCCATCATCTATTACTTCATGGCCGTGTTACTCACATTCGGTGTCTTCTCATTCACCCACATGGGACGCATGGAGGATCCGGACTTTACGATGCGCACCATGGTGGTCGGCGTCGCCTGGCCGGGGGCTTCTCCGCAGGAGATGTCCGATCAGGTAACGGATAAATTGGAAGAAAAACTGCGCGATTTACCGGGACTGGACTATACGAAATCTTTCACGGACGGCAGCAAATCCGTCATCTATATCAATCTGAAAGAAGATTTACCGTCCAATCAGATTCGTCCCGCCTGGGAAGAAGCGCGCAACATGATTAACGACGAATGGAGCTCATTGCCGACGGGCGTACAGGGTCCGACCATCAATGACCGCTTCGATGATGTTTACGGTATCATCTACGCCATCAGCGGTGACGAATATTCGTACGAAGAAAAACGTAAACAGGCGGAAGACCTGAAACGTCAGCTGTTATCCGTGCCGAATGTAAAGAAAATCAGCCTCATCGGCGTACAGCAACAGACGTTGAATGTCACCATCAACAAGGATAAGCTCGCATCCTATCAGGTGAGCACACAGCAATTCCTGACCGCTCTGAAACAGCAGAGCATGATGGTTCCGGCCGGTACGATTACGACGGATACGAATAATGTGTACCTTCGCATAAATGGCCTCTTCGACAGCCCGCAGGCGGTACGGGACATGCCGATACGCGTCAATAACCAGACCTTGCGCCTCGGTGATATGGCGGACGTGACCATGACTTATCAGGATCCGAGCGAGCCGCAGTTCTACTACGAAGGCAAACCGGCCATCGGTATCGCCATCTCCATGGATGCAGGGGCGAACAATATCGAATTCGGCGAAGCCATCGATAAAAAGCTGGCTGAACTCAAGAAAACTATTCCTGCCGGCCTCGAACTCGATCAGGTGTCGAATCAGCCGCATATCGTGAAGGAATCTATCGGCGATTTCTCGCAATCTCTATTCGAAGCCATCGCCATCGTACTGCTCGTCAGCTTCGCGTCCCTGGGACTTCGCACGGGCATCGTGGTGGCCCTCACCATTCCGGTTGTCGTGTCCACCACGTTCATCCTGATGTATGAAAACGGCATCTACTTACATAAAGTAAGTCTCGGCGCCCTCATCCTGGCTCTGGGGCTTCTCGTGGACGATGCGATCATCGTCGTGGAAATGATGAACGTTAAACTCGAAGAGGGTTGGGGACACTTCAAGGCGGCCACCTTCGCATACCAGTCGACGGCATTTCCTATGCTGTCGGGGACACTCATTACATGTGCCGGCTTCTTACCGTTAGCCCTTGCACAGGGGATGGTGGCGGAATTCACGAAATCCCTGTCCATCGTGGTCTTCATGGCACTCATTCTATCCTGGTTCGCCTCCGTTCTCGTAAGCCCCGTACTAGGATATAAAATCATCGAAACAAAGGCGCCGAAGCCTGAGTCGGAATGGTCCAGACGCGACCATATCATGCACAAGATGAAGGTCACCTTCAACGATAAATTCGAGCGACTTCTCCATTGGTCCCTCGACCATCACAAAGCGGTCCTCGGCATTACGTTGATTGCTTTCATACTTTCACTCGTTTCATTCCCTCTCATCAAACAGGAATTTTTCCCGTCCTCCACGCGGAATGAAATCATCGTATCCATGCAGTTCCCGCAAAGTTCGTCCATCGAATACACGGCGAACCAGGCGAAAATCATCGACAAGCATTTGCAGGATAACGAACATATTTCGACATTCGCATCCTATGTGGGCCAAGGGTCCCCTCGATTCGTGCTCACATTGGAACCCGAACTGCAGCGGAATAATTTCCTCCAATATGTGATCGTCACGAAATCCTTAGAGGACCGGGATAAACTATACAGCGAGTTGACCTCATATCTGAACGAACAATTTCCGTCAGCCCTCGTAAATACACAATTCCTGCAAATCGGCCCGCCATCGAAATATCCGGTCATGCTGCGCGTATCCGGACCTGATCAGGCCAAGGTGAAAGAAATCGCCAATACCGTGAAAGCACGGATGCAGGAGGACAAAGATTTACATAATATCGCCTTCGACTGGCCGGATACGGAGCCGGTCGCCAACGTACACATCGATCCGAATAAGGCGCGTCTGCTCGGCATCGACAGCTATTCCGTATCCTTGCATCTGCAAAGCTTATTATCGGGTACGAAATCCGGTGAATATTACGAAGGAAATCAAACCATTCCGATTACATTCCGATTGGGTGACAATGCACAGCACAATTTAAGTGCCCTTTCATCATTGCCTATTCAAACGGGAAGCGGTAATTACGTACCGCTCAGCCAAATCGCGACGATTACGATGACCCAGGAGGACGGTATCATCTGGCATCGCAACATGATGCCGACCATCAGCGTACACGCCAATGTGAAAGAAGGCGTCCTCGGTAATGCGAAAACAAATGAAATCTATAAGCAATTAAAGGATATTCGTGACAGCTTGCCTGCAGGGTATACCATCGACCTCGACGGCTCCGCGGAAAAGAGCGTTACGGCGGTAGACAAATTACTGGTACCGATGCCGATCATGCTCTTTGTAATCATGACGATTCTCATGTTCCAATTGAAGAGAATTCCGCTCATGTTCATGGCTCTCTTAACGGCTCCGCTCGGACTCATCGGCGTCGTAGTGGCCCTCAACATTACGAGAACACCGCTCGGCTTTATGGCCATTCTGGGCATCATCGCTCTGTCTGGCATGATCATTCGTAACTCCATCATCCTGCTCGATCAAATCGAAATCCACAAAGCACAGGGACAGGAACCGCGTGAAGCTATCATCAGCTCCGCAACACTTCGGTTCCGCCCTATCATGCTCACCGCCATTGCAGCTATCATGGGCATGATTCCCCTCATGGGGTCCGTTTTCTGGAGCCCTCTTGCCATCGCTTTCAGCGGCGGCCTGCTCGTCGCAACAGTACTAACACTCATCGTACTGCCCGTGATGTATGCAACTTGGTACAAAATAGAATAA